The Impatiens glandulifera chromosome 3, dImpGla2.1, whole genome shotgun sequence genome contains a region encoding:
- the LOC124931170 gene encoding uncharacterized protein LOC124931170, which translates to MMSKMKYKKGSKVEVLDTKEVPLESWRSAEIICGNGHNYTVRYDIESGVTDEPAVVERVSRKSIRPSPPCVNFSNAWVSGDVVEVLHNCSWKVATVSKIVERNHFLVRLRGSAREFKVHSLQLRVRQNWLHNRWVVIGKRTCDYQLSNPDGKRKLPYSSSQAEPPSGIRKLRVAGRFSMDVDKPREEDEDNIASCSSVGSCSLISKNCYKIPQEVYRVPSEDIEEQSSSDAESVCFRQIEERKSFVPSKEALAGEIHRLELNAYRSTIEALHASGPLSWEKESLMTNLRLSLHISNDEHLTELRNLAATR; encoded by the exons ATGATGTCTAAGATGAAATACAAGAAAGGAAGCAAAGTTGAGGTCTTGGATACAAAGGAGGTTCCACTTGAATCATGGCGGTCTGCTGAGATTATATGTGGTAATGGACATAACTATACTGTTAGATATGATATAGAATCTGGTGTTACAGATGAGCCTGCTGTTGTTGAAAGAGTATCTAGAAAATCTATAAGACCTTCTCCTCCTTGTGTTAATTTCTCAAATGCTTgggtttctggtgatgttgtgGAGGTTCTTCATAACTGTTCTTGGAAGGTAGCTACTGTTTCTAAGATCGTCGAAAGGAATCATTTCTTAGTCAGGCTTCGTGGATCTGCTCGCGAATTCAAGGTTCATTCGCTTCAGCTTAGAGTACGACAGAATTGGCTTCACAATAGATGGGTGGTGATTGGAAAG AGGACTTGTGATTATCAGCTGTCGAATCCAGATGGGAAGAGGAAGTTACCGTATTCCTCTTCTCAAGCTGAACCACCATCAGGAATTCGAAAATTGAGAGTAGCAGGTCGGTtttcaatggatgttgataAACCAAGGGAAGAAGATGAGGATAATATTGCTTCTTGTTCTTCTGTGGGTAGTTGTAGCTTAATTAGTAAGAATTGTTATAAAATCCCTCAAGAAGTTTATAGAGTTCCTAGTGAAGATATTGAAGAACAATCATCTAGTGATGCAGAATCGGTCTGTTTTAGACAAATTGAGGAAAGAAAGAGTTTTGTTCCATCGAAGGAGGCTTTGGCTGGTGAAATTCATAGATTAGAGCTGAATGCTTATCGTAGCACAATTGAGGCATTGCATGCATCAGGACCGTTAAGTTGGGAAAAGGAATCGTTGATGACTAATCTTCGACTTTCGCTTCATATTTCAAATGATGAACATTTAACCGAGTTAAGGAACTTAGCTGCTACTAGATGA